In Candidatus Methylomirabilota bacterium, one genomic interval encodes:
- a CDS encoding BtpA/SgcQ family protein yields the protein MSREPLPGLSRLLIGMVHLLPLPGSPRWGGSLARVVDRAVADARA from the coding sequence GTGAGCCGCGAGCCGCTCCCCGGGCTCTCGCGTCTTCTCATCGGGATGGTCCATCTGCTGCCGCTCCCCGGAAGTCCGCGCTGGGGAGGGTCGCTGGCCCGGGTCGTCGACCGCGCCGTGGCCGACGCGCGGGC